From one Anaerolineales bacterium genomic stretch:
- a CDS encoding AtpZ/AtpI family protein, whose protein sequence is MSEPGSEPKKPLAGLTLEMPRLTFSEGARMGVSAVGRASGVGFSAGCLTVLLTLGALFFGLWLDGQLGTKPMFTLAFVLTSIPVGLILLVFYVMHLSRRVSRSISADQQQQDKEP, encoded by the coding sequence GTGAGCGAGCCGGGGAGCGAACCCAAGAAGCCGCTGGCGGGCCTGACGCTCGAGATGCCGCGCCTGACGTTCTCGGAAGGCGCCCGGATGGGGGTGTCGGCCGTCGGTCGGGCCAGCGGGGTCGGTTTCTCGGCTGGGTGCCTGACGGTCTTGCTCACTCTGGGTGCGCTGTTTTTCGGGCTGTGGCTGGATGGCCAGTTGGGCACCAAGCCGATGTTCACCCTGGCTTTCGTGCTCACAAGTATCCCGGTGGGCCTGATTCTTCTGGTCTTCTATGTCATGCACCTCTCCCGGCGGGTAAGCCGGTCGATCTCAGCCGATCAACAACAGCAGGACAAGGAGCCTTAG